Genomic DNA from Channa argus isolate prfri chromosome 10, Channa argus male v1.0, whole genome shotgun sequence:
ACACCTTCTCTAAACTTAaagtgatatatatatatatatatatatatatatatagatatattttttttgtttgtttgtttgtttttattttattttatttattttttgttttgcatgtgcTTGTTCCTATTCTATTACCAATTCTTTGAACCAGGTAGCGGAGGTAAATTGTCTGGTACTTAAATTCTcctgctgtgtttatttttatatcattaatattatataaGAAAATGAACATGCGACTATATTGCACTTGGCTGAACCATCTATTTGTTTTAGCTTAAGTTGCAACAATTAGCTAGTACAATCAGACAGATAATCAAGGGATTACTTGTGCCCAGGCACAAATAGTTACTCCCCCCCCTGCTGGGTCACAATTTAACACGAATGGTAAGAcacaatttaaattgtttatataaTGAAAATTTTATCAAGATCAGTGGTCAAAGTATTTCCATAAAGCCACTACCCTCCTCGTTCTCACCTGTAAGGGTTGGGATATCGCTGCCAAAATGCAATGCAAACTTGGTCCCAGTTGCTTTTGAGCAAACCTGCGCAGCAGAAATATTTCACCATTGTTCCCCTGGTTTATTCTGGTAAGACCCTGAACAGACACAGAGCACAGATACTTTTTTGCTCAAAAGTATCAATAAACGAGGTAAATGATAGTCAAAGAAAGAGATAAAAGGTTGGCTATGATGAAACATCCATTTTAATTCATAAACGTTAACATAAGACAAAGTTTTGCATAAAAGAGAGTCTTCAACAATTTTCAACCTGTAGCCACTAGCTATGCATTGGGAGGTACAtgcataattttacattttcctctgCCTTTTGTATGTATAGCAGAAAAATGCTCTGCGTGACATAATctggtgttttcatttcacGGGATCTGGTTCCCACATACTACAGAGGTTACAATCTTGGTCAGCCTGCTCCTCCCAGTCTTCTCCAGTTTACATCAACAGAATTCATAATTTCTTCTAAAcggtaaataaaaatgctactccagatgatgacatccaaaGGAACTTTTCAGCTATAAgtagagacatattttaaaacaaaaagggcaGTGGGCTGTTTAATACCATTCATATACATGTATTGCTCAAACTAAGACCATCTAAAGCAAGTTAGAAATCTGTTAAACTGCAATATGACAGCTGCCAGTCAGAGATGCAAAGAACATATTATTAGCTGGTACCACAGTGAGCGACTATGTTTGAAAATAGTCTAGTGACAAACATCATGCATCGTGCATTACGGTGGGGCTAACATCTGATAACTCGGTCACATTTGTCACGTCCGCACTTCTTCCTCGACAGTGTGAGCTAGCTTAGCCTAGCATGGATCACACCTTATCAATGAATGCCACAAAATGAAGCAGAATTTTCTTATACCCACAGTAATTCAGCAACATTTCAGAGAAAAAGGCAGCTACCTGAATGACGACTATATTCACCAGGTGAGTATTTACATATCATAATCCTGCCAGGGCATCACCCCACAACCTCCCGACTACGAATCACGTCCAACGTGACTCGGAGAAGAAGGAAGGTCAAACACAGACGACATTTCCGGTCTTCAGCTGTAAGGCGCACTCTGAACACCAGAGAGCAGCAGGTGACTGTCCGACTACTGCACAGCGTTTATTAGCCCCTGTTGTCCGAataaggatttttaaaaatatatttttagggTCAAATTTCATGTAATGTTGTTAAAGTaaatttccttcatttttacGATTGATCTTACACCAACCCTCAAAAAATCTCCATGCTCTTCAGTAAAATCTTCATACATTAGCTTTGATGCTGTGGATCAAACATTAATGTGCATCAACAGGTAGTCCAGATAGAGGCTTGGAGTGGCTATAACCACCCACAGCATGTAAACAATATTGGCTAAACAATTAAATTGGTAATGTGAGTGTCAAAGTCCAGCAATATAAATGTAATAGGCATTTTCCCTGCTGTAAAATGAATCGCAATCTGTGgccatatttgtgttttattggataatatttaaacatgcggacaatgatccgatTTGGTGGCCCTGAACTCACaagccaaaaggaccaaaaagaAATTGGGTGAGATTTAAACCCCATAATTCTTTTATTATTCAAAAAGCTTAAGTGTACGACTTTGATGAACCACActtctgttaaaataaataaataaataaaagcattgcttctttctttcctctgtgaAGACAGCATTGACATGTCCGGATGAGTTTATCTTTCAGGCACTACAGGGCAACTTTCTTAttcatctacacaagatgtgaCAGAAAATTACCTCGCTCCTTCCTTACTCCAGTTCACTTATTTCAGTCAAATGTCCTTAAGTTGACTTGCAGAAATACAAAGCACAATTTTTCCAGAATGCCAAGTGATAAATAGTTAGATTGTGTATTTTGTGGGTGTGCCCAAAGTACCTATGGTTAGGTAATGTTGACAATATTAATGGACCCCATATAAAGAACAATTTAGCTACTGGGTGTAATGAATAGAATTGGCATGTTCCTTGTTTTCTGAAAACATCCACCGCATCCACCTTTTTGCATATCCTCATAGCAGCTGCCCACATTGTGTGATGAAGATATCAAGTACTTGTTCCTCAGACCTTACACAGTCTAGTGATTTTCAATTTCATTCCTTTGGACACGGAGTCCTGCTGGTCCATCCAAGTAGCCTAACAGCTGGTTGCCAGGTGAACACATTTAACTTCTTAGTTGGACAGAAAACCAGCCCGTAGCCTCATCTGGATTCCTTGGACAAGAGTTGTTCTGTCCTCTGCTAGAACTTTGTAATTAATTGAAACACAAGTGAAAATCATACTAAGTTTCCAACTgtcaacaaacagaaaacaagtggAAAGAATTAAACTTGTTCTCACAACCACAATATTCACTGTTTTCCCATAAGGACGTATGAACACATAAACAGCCATAGGCACACAATGTATACAACAGAATGCGTAACTAACTTGaccattacaaccacaaatgctgcatttacagaaaacatattGTACCAAGTTATTTAAAACCCttgcaaacattaaaacacatattttaagggttcattaaatgtattttcaccaGTACCATttgcagaggagagaagagcCTTATAGAAAATGATTTGCATGCAAAGCTCCTGTGAGAGATACTCAAGATCAGACAATTCAAGTCAAAAGGCTACTTATGAACCACAAGCACCACAGAGCAGAGGTGCATGTAATGTGTTTAGTCATTTTCTACAGgcttttaaaattctgttaatCTCACACTGCAGTGGGTGGGTGTCCACCATTACGACCATTCAGAGTCAGTCCTCTTGTAGAGCGCGTCCTGAAAGAGCCCTCAGGGTTGAAAAACTCTGGCTTATCCTCACAACGGAAGACCATGAGGAAGCCATTCCTGTAATTTTTATTCATCCACCCATACAGTAGAGGGTTGGTAAAAGTCGAACACATAGCCACAATATGGAATACTGTGTATATTAGCTTGTACTCCTTAAATCTGAGCACTAAGTCCAGATCACTGGCCAACTGAAACACATGGAACGGCAGCCAGCAGATAGCAAACACCACTACTACCAGCGCCAACATCTTGGTGGTCTTTTTGCGGCGGTTGAGACTGTCTTTGCGGCTGGACGGGCTGATATGATTCCTAAGTTTGACCCAGATGCAGATGTAGGCATAACTAATAACAGCTAAAGGAATAATGTACTGTAGGAGCAGCATGGAGAGGCTGTAGATGACTCCATCTCTACTGGTCCCACGGGGCCACTTTTCCGAGCAGACAGCAATGCGCAGGTTGATGGAAGGGATATCTTCATGCCGGTACTCTCTGAAAATGGCCAGGGGTGCTGCCAGGACAGCAGACACAGTCCAGGTGAATGCCATGATGAGAAAGCTGGAGTGCCATGTGAGGCGCCGACCAAGGTGGAAGACAATGCAGCGGTAACGCTCCAGAGCAATGACAGTCAGGGAAAGGATGgatacatgcacactcaagGCC
This window encodes:
- the npy7r gene encoding neuropeptide Y receptor Y7 produces the protein MSPPNTSNSSGEEEAGENNPWNLFNDTTGLHPPGFHTDVTKHVGVQITLIAAYSLIILLGLLGNTLVIYMIVRYRNMRTVTNFFIANLALADLLVNTLCMPFTLVYTLLDEWKFGAVLCHMVPFAQALSVHVSILSLTVIALERYRCIVFHLGRRLTWHSSFLIMAFTWTVSAVLAAPLAIFREYRHEDIPSINLRIAVCSEKWPRGTSRDGVIYSLSMLLLQYIIPLAVISYAYICIWVKLRNHISPSSRKDSLNRRKKTTKMLALVVVVFAICWLPFHVFQLASDLDLVLRFKEYKLIYTVFHIVAMCSTFTNPLLYGWMNKNYRNGFLMVFRCEDKPEFFNPEGSFRTRSTRGLTLNGRNGGHPPTAV